The Sphingobacteriales bacterium genomic sequence GTACCAGTAAGGTTTGAATAAAAAATATGAGCAGGATAAAGACATAAAATAACAGAAGAAATTCTTGAAAGTTTTTCGTCATTAGTTAACTCTTTTACTATATAGAACAATAATGGAATCTGCGTAGCACTAAGAATCGAGTAGAATATTTTTACAATTAAAATATTATTACCAAATAAAAAAAATATCCCTGCAATAAAAATTGATGCTCCGGTAGATTTATATGACGTAAATAAAAATTGGCCATCTTTAATTTTATTAGCCAACAATTCATAATATGCATAATCAGATACTTGTAAATTTTTTGAGAATAAAGTCCAAAATAATCGAATAATTAACGCTAATACAAAGATTGCTCCTATATTAAATCTTTTAACAGAAATAAATTTAGCAAACTTATTTTGCCTAAGATTATGAATTACAAAAATAAAAATTAAAAAAACAAAAAATACTGTAAGGCGGCTTACTAAATTAAATCTGAGGTCAAATGAAAAGATAAAAGATAATAGGACGGAAATTACAAAAATAAATCCTATAATTAAGTATGAAAATCTAAATAAACCCATTTCTTTTTTTTGTAAAATCTATTATTATTTATTAATCATATTTATCAATCACATCTGTTTAAAAAGCATAAAAGACAAGCAAAAGATGCATAAAATCAGGCAACTTTTGCAAAAAACAAACAAACTAATCCAGAGTAAAAATAACGCTTATAAGTCAAATCATCCGTTTATTCCTAAGAGAAATTTTCATTAAACCTGTCAGGAAATAGGGGCTTAAGATAAAAGTAGCTTTTATTACTTATGGGAATTATTTTGGAAAACATTGATTTGGAACAGCAGTTGGGAAGTAGTGGGTTTTGCTTTTAAAAGATAAGCTTAAATGAATATTACCTTATCTCCCTCAACGTTTTTTCTACCTCAGCAATTACCCTTGCCCCGATTTCATTTTGTGTTCCCAATCCGCTGAGCGTTACAAACTTATTTTGCTTTTTATAGTATTCGGAAACAGGAAATGTAATTTTTTCAAACTCTTCCAGACGCTGAAGTATCACATCTGTATTTAAATCGTACTTTCTGGCATTTGGGGTTTTTGCACGAATGGACAGGCGCTTGATGGCCTCAAGAACGGGAACTTCCAGATTAATTACCTTGCTGACAGTAGAATTCATTTTCCTGAGCATCCCATCAAGTATATAGGCCTGAACAAGGTTTCGGGGGAAACCCTTAAAGATGAACCCATTGGCTTTGGGGTTGGTCTTTATCTTCGATTCAATCAGGCGAATAGCAATTTCGTCAGGTACTATGAGCCCTTTTTCCAGGTAAGGCTCAATCTTTAAACCGACTTCTGTTTTGCGTGCCAGTTCATCCCGCATCATTTCACCTGTTGAAATATACACCAGATTATATTTTTCAGCAAGTATCTGAGCCTGAGTGCCTTTACCGGAGCCTGGGTAGCCAAACATCACAATATTCATCCAGACCTTACGGAGCATGGTTTCTATGGTGGTGTTGAGCCTGTGGAATACATCTTCAATTTTCCCAACGCCATCAATTTCAATATAAATCCCCTTTTCCTTGTAAAAATCGGCCACCTGAGCCGTTTTAAGTTCATATTCAGTAAGTCGGGTCAAAATAACATCTGGCGTATCATCAATCCGCTGAGAGGTTTTTGATCTTTCCAATAACCTGTTCAATAGCTCTTCCCTTGGTACACTCAGGCTTATCATGCAGGTCAGAGAAGTATTCAGTTTCAGCAACAAACCTTCCAGAATATAGGCCTGCACAAAAGTTCTCGGGAAACCATCAAACAAAAAACCATTGACATGTTGGTTTTCAATAATGGTTCTTTCAATGATCTGAACAATGATTTCATCAGAAACCAATCCTCCCTTTTCAATGATTTCTTTAGCTTTCAGTCCGAGATCAGTTTTATCAGAGATTTCTTTCCGCAAAATATCACCTGTTGCAATATAGGCAAGATTATATTTTTCAAGTAATAATTTTGACTGAGTTCCTTTTCCGGCCCCCGGAGGACCAAATAGTGCAATATTTATCATTTTGGCAGATTAAAATAAAGTACAAACTTACAATTAAAGTATCACCTCAGAAAGAAGTTAGAATTTATTAAAAATTATGCCATGAAAATTATCATGCTTTGAGTATTAAAAAAAAGTTTGTACGTTCGTTGAACTTTTTAAAATAGTATTTTTAAAAAATTTAAACGATGGGAAACAATCCAAACTGGACTTACGATGAGTTTCTTGCTTTTACACTTTTATATGCAAGCTCGGTGGATGCAAAAATTTCTGATGATGAAGTAAAACTTATTATTTGTAAGGTTGGTGATGATGTTTGTAACAAAATGTTCAAAGAGTTTTCCAAACTCAATGAATATGAAAGACTTCAGACCATCTTATCCTTTAAAGAACTCTACTTTAAAGACGACAAGCAAAAACAAAAACTGCTTTCCGATATCAAGCAACTATTTCTGGTCGATAAAAAATTTGACAACCTTGAAAGGGGAATTTTATTCTACCTCAACCGCCTGCTTTAAAAAGAACAGGTAATCAGAAATTTCAATTCGTTTTTCCAGTTTTTTGTCAGATTGGAATTTTCCGGAATTTCCGGAGCTGAAAAGTATTCAGTCCTTCCGGTTTTAAAAAAAACAGCAAGTTTATCAGATACCTGATATTTAATCAGCAAATATGCCCTCATCCCATTGCGGTAATACATTGCAGAAGAAAATATTCCGGGAATATCAGCATCATAACTGTATATCCTTGCTTCATAATCATTTACAGTAAAAAGAGCATACCGAAGTGA encodes the following:
- a CDS encoding glycosyltransferase family 39 protein produces the protein MGLFRFSYLIIGFIFVISVLLSFIFSFDLRFNLVSRLTVFFVFLIFIFVIHNLRQNKFAKFISVKRFNIGAIFVLALIIRLFWTLFSKNLQVSDYAYYELLANKIKDGQFLFTSYKSTGASIFIAGIFFLFGNNILIVKIFYSILSATQIPLLFYIVKELTNDEKLSRISSVILCLYPAHIFYSNLTGTEIIFVFFILLFIYLIVLLSKSNKKKYIFIIGSGIVIGLSNWIRNHALLYLISFIFVLFFSICKSQRQFLFFLMLFIISFLAVNIPVIHWNINKNRIVSLNNVHTGGLSLLIGTNLKYKGRCLKNEYDYNLYYSWFKDKNNPDYSDFKFANKNSVDTACQRISDNFLGFIKM
- a CDS encoding adenylate kinase; translation: MINIALFGPPGAGKGTQSKLLLEKYNLAYIATGDILRKEISDKTDLGLKAKEIIEKGGLVSDEIIVQIIERTIIENQHVNGFLFDGFPRTFVQAYILEGLLLKLNTSLTCMISLSVPREELLNRLLERSKTSQRIDDTPDVILTRLTEYELKTAQVADFYKEKGIYIEIDGVGKIEDVFHRLNTTIETMLRKVWMNIVMFGYPGSGKGTQAQILAEKYNLVYISTGEMMRDELARKTEVGLKIEPYLEKGLIVPDEIAIRLIESKIKTNPKANGFIFKGFPRNLVQAYILDGMLRKMNSTVSKVINLEVPVLEAIKRLSIRAKTPNARKYDLNTDVILQRLEEFEKITFPVSEYYKKQNKFVTLSGLGTQNEIGARVIAEVEKTLREIR